One Alnus glutinosa chromosome 13, dhAlnGlut1.1, whole genome shotgun sequence genomic window, GAACAGCTCCAGCTATGCACATTCACTAGCCTAAGCAATCTGACCTGAGTTAAAAGTTCTAATTTTAGCTATCAGAGGAGCAAGAGACAACTCAGTTGTGACTAAAATATGGTGAACCAAAGAGGTCTGTGCCATTCAGCTAATAACAGAACAATCCATGCTTATAAATTCACATACCAATATTAACTTAGAGCAAAATACATTGTCCACATCCATGGTTTGCTCAAGTCACTGATTGAGGCCACAGAAGTAAGAGGTCAGAACTATGACTTGAAATCTAAATGATTTGTAAAGCGCTTATGTTTGGTTGGACTCTATCTCACTTTCAAATAAAACCTTCTTCAACTTATCAAGAGTTCTAGACTTATCAATGGGCTCATATTTATTTAGACCAAGATACGAACAAACTTAGCTCCAAAAAGAAGATTCAGTTTATCAACATGAGCCCCATTTGGACTGGGACAGCTGAGCTTGTATGGAGCTCAAGCTTGCATCATAAAGTTCAACCTGGTCCCCAACCCAAGCCTGATTAGCCATGCTTGAACAGCCAATCATACCATTTAGCACATTTGTAAACCCATTCCTGTTGGGCATTAAGAGTAACAAACCTGAGTAGAATGACTCAACCCACAAAGGAACAAAGTTTGAAGCAAATACATTCTGATTCTGGTTGCAAACTTCCCAAGTTTGAGGTTCCTAAAAGTATCAAAACGAAGAATCAGGAGAAGTGCTGAAGAATTAGTAACTTCAGACATCACAAACTTTAGTATCGAGACTCTACCTCACATGTACTATCATTGAACCAGTAATCAAGCCATTGTCCCATCTTTGCATTCCAGAAAACAGATTTTATTGCCTTCCGTCTGGCTCGAGAAGCGTTCAAGAAGCTCTCTGCAGTACTATAATCTCCAGCAACTTTTGCCAAGTGGGCAATGTCTAGTTCCATCTGAATCAAGAAGTACCACAACTCTAGTAATGTTAACAGGTAACTAATTTCAAGGATTCTATTTAAAAGTGTTCTGAGGAATACCTTGAGTATATATGCATTTAAATCAACAGGTAAAACAGATGTCGTAGCCATTGTTGTGAAATCCAAGGGATTCCTGTGAGAAGAAAGCTAAACCCTCACTACTTCATTAAACAATTTGTAAATATCCAAAAACCCAAATTTGAGAACCTATAACCATATTTCGAAATTTGGGCAGTGAGACCTAATAGTTCTGATATTTCAATCACATAAGACTTGGAAAGACCATGCTTATAAACACAAATTAGCACACACccataaacccttttttttttaatccattgCTTTCAGAACCTCCCAAATAGACTAACTAATTTGATGTGAGGTGTTACGGGTCTAATGGAGTGCAAAGGGATGAGGACTCTTTCCATAGTCCTCAGAATAAACAAGCAGCAAGATGTCTTCTAGTTTCATTACGTTTATGGTTTCTATTTCTAGCTACTTTCATTAGAATTCTAGTTGTAGGTTCTATTTCCTAGACTTCCAGTAGCATAAACAGAGAGGTAGCTTGTTATCTCTTTTAGTAGTAATAGTTCACTTAGTAGTAGGAGTTTTATTTGTGCCTCAATTGTTTAATTATAATAGCTGAAGTCTTGTAAGGCTATAAAAGCCTGGGGCTTGAGGAACAAAGCAATCAAAGAAGTTTATTATTCAACTCTAGTAGTTGTTTTGGAAGGTTTAGTGTTCTTCGAATTACCCTTAATTATGAATGCCTAGGATTTCTTGAATTATCCTACCAAAATCTATcatttttaatactttttcATCCCACGTTACGTAGGCACGTAACATGAGGCAACTACTTGAAGGGTATCCCACTCTACAATAGCTTAtacaatatattaaaatagagaaaattccCCCTATTGGAAGGTCATTAGGATACCCAGAATATTAAATTTTTGGCTGCAAACTAAATTGTAATTGGCCTGAATTTCAAATGTTTGGAAGTTGCGAATTTTGCAACAAACAAATTTCATATACTTCTTCAAATTATGGACAGCACAACAATGTAAGATTTAACTTTAACTTATCAGCATTGATATGGAAAAAACTATAGTTATCTGAACAGAGGAGTCTAAGACATACTAATTCTCAAGAGGAAATTATTACCTCATCCACCTTGTGCTGAAGTCCCAGCCAGATTCAGCAGCTGAAGCCACTTCACGATAGAAATGCTGTTTTGCAGAAATACTTGAGATATTGGAAGCAGATTCCTTGTCCTGTGAGATAAGAGCCACTAAAAGATTACTCCTCCCATGCTCTCCACAATTTATACATACAACATATCTTATGCTAAGGCATTTAAGTTGGAGAGAAGGACACACAATGGTTGAAGATTCAGGCCTTGGCTTGTTCCACTTTGCATAATACCGATTTAAAGTGTGACTGCAAGAACGAACATCATGAATAGTCACCTTATGTATTCCTATTGACAgcagaaaagaagaagttaaaaaGTTTAGGCCATGGAAAATAAAGCTAAGAAAgaaatttaaacataatttcaatCCGAGCAACAAAGCAAACACAAACAAGAGAATATctaagtaaaatatattttaacgtACCTGAACTCCAGAATTGATACTCTTTGAGCAGTGCAGGGAGAGATTTTTTAACCAATTGCATATCGCCAGTCCTATTGTATATCTCATAAACCATAGAACTTAGGAGAGGAGGCTGGCTGCGAAAGAAAACCCCAAGTTTCTGGTTTAACTCCAATAGAGCAATTAGAATGCAGATGAACTTACTTAAAAGAAATTTGCATAAGTGAGATTTATACAACATAATGtcgagagagaaaaataaaaaaaaaagaaaacttgagCATCAGATGATTAAGCCACAATGTATTATACACATGCTGAAAGCTTTAATGACCAATTTAAAAGAATGTATATGCATCCGCGTATCTTTCATTTCAAGACAAGTAGTAGactattcattttatttatcaTGAACAGATAGCAAAAACAGTTTAAATTTAAGATTCTGACTTTATATTAATGGCCTGCAAAAATTTATAAGGCTTACGACCTTATATCCTGCAGCATATATATGGCGTTGTAAGCTTTTAGACATCAAGTCCTCATTATTAACAATCTGACTGCACCACTATTGACCTAATAATTACTATGTAAAATGAAACTCACAGTGCATCAAGCTTGTTGCCTATTAAGAAATTGAATAACTaagaaatagttttttttttcttttaacatatCGTACTCCAgaagaaaagggaaatgattcTTAAATCATGTAAAAGAGCACAAGCCAATGACAATCACCAACACATTTATAAAAGTCAATAAAAATGCCATATTTTCAGAAGGATGGGGATAATTAAGAATCAGCAATGTGGAATCCAGCAGCAcacaaaatacaattaaacaacaaaaacaaaaaatgaaagaacaaTTACCTTCTGTTAGTGTAATAAGCCCTTGCACCGTTAAGAACATGACCATAGTTTTCTAACAAGTGAATAAGATTAGTCACAATTCCTTTTGCAGTCTCATACATGTTACTTGCTAGCAATCCCCTGCATCAAAAATAGACATCAATCTTGATCCCATTAAGGGATGCTCCACATAGCCCatttccaacgcaacaattgaaacgaaaacgaaaaaataaccggctaaagaaaaaaagataaaatagttTCTAAATTGGACTGAATCTCACTCCCCCCtccccaaagaaaaagaaaagacaacaaTTCTTGCTTCCAACTGACTATGGGACCAGCAATAGCACTTCAAGCAGCTTAATTACACATGAGCTTCAAACAAATGCATTAAACTCCTACAATTGCTATGCATTAGAATCTGACCCAGATACTATAAACCCTGTATAGGAATTCAATTgaaccttctttttttcaaacaagtgcagaaaCTTTTATAATTACCATGCATTAGAATCTGAATCACCAAAGTACTTTCTACATTACTTAGCAAAAACCCAAGACCCCCCACCATTAATCAAGAACATATGCAATATATGATCGAACCCAAAAGCAAAATACAAAAGTAACAGAAAACTCACCTAATTACCCAATAAGAATCCCAGTAATAGACCTCTCTAAACCGTGACCCAGGAATTATGACAGGCTTGGGCAGAGGAAGCAAAGTATGAAACTCTGGCCGCTTCACGACCTCATCAGAGACTTTCCTACTCAAATTCTTCCACAGAGCATGCACCTCCAGAGCCCAGGCTCTCACCTCCTTACTCTTCACCTTTGGCAAGAAACCCTCCGGCGCCGGCACAAAATCCACTGGCTCAGCGTGCACCATATCATCCCCTGCACCCGTAAAGTACTCCTCTACAAACCCATTTAACTCCTTAACCGATACCGACCCGTTTCCAGACTTTGGAAGCTTATCGAAAGCCTCCTGAGTCTTGGACAACTCAAACTTCAGCGACAGATCAACGTAAAGTTTTGGGTCAAATTGTGACGGTCCAAAGGTGCTGAGAGCGGTTTCTTGGACACGTTCGAGGAAGCTGACCAAAGGGGTTGTGGGAATCACAGGGCCTGTACTGTTGGAACTGCAAGATGACAAAGATTCTGCGACATTCATGGTTGTCGGTGCCAAGAAAAACGCTGCAAAAGATATCAAACATAGTTTCCGAAAGCTAAGAGCTTGAAAGCCCATCATAGTTGGAGAAGACTGAGAAGAGCGACTCTTTGGGATCAGAGTACGTGAAAATAGACATTATATACATAATTGATCAAGAGGACAAGGACAACGACAAAGTAGGAAAGCCGGTAATTTGGACTGACAATGCGTGCGTTTGCCAGATTGCTTACAGTTTAAGGACCAATGGTTCACTTTTCAAAGGAAGGCATcttgattatttttaaattgtatgcaagtctttttaaattctaataattatttttaaattatatagtTGGCATTTTATCAAAGTAAATAagtatttatcaatttttaaatcaaaaatatATACGATAGATAatgaattaataaatatttagcTAGAAGAGCTAATAAATTTGGATATGGTTTTAGGATGAGAATCACTTGTTATTTAGACAATCTAATAACAGAAGGTCTTAACACAAAATcttaaccatttaatttaaacaaaaattcttATAATTTGAGGAAATTTactttgtaaaatatataaggAATTTTAGAGAAGATATTCTTATCTATTAGTTATGTTTATAAGAAATCATTTAACTTATCACATAaatatcacattaaaaaaaaatatatgtttttatgagtcttttgtgttttgagaacaaaaaaaataaaagatggataacaaaaattttgattttgattttacaTAAAGAATTAtccttttaattttatcttgttATCTTATATAGAAAATGTTCTCATTATTATGTGGTTTGTGCGACAAAAACCTTTTATCACACGTCATAAGGTTACGTCATGAagctattctttttttcttcaaagcAATGCCATGAAATTATTCCTATCGAATCGTTTAAGCATCATAAAAAGCTTCCATCATATCACATATTAAAAGAcattttattctattaaatGGTCAAACGTCAAAGTGTGGCTAGAAGCTTCCATTACACGTCATGAAAACCATTTATTCTAAGGTTTAGGTATCACAAAAAGTCTTATTTTTCTATTGGTTATTTATGAATTgacataaaaatttataaattattagattttgaaagAAACTAAATCTTAGATTCTGAAAAAACTTATACTTTAAATTCTGAGAAAACCTAGACcttttagattttaaaaaaacttagaCATGTTtgagataaatttttttgattctTTGTTCATTCAATAATATCGTTTAAATAGAAGGAATGCAAAATTTAGACTTTAAGTAGAACTCTTTAATGACACCTACTTGGAAATAACTCACACTCGGCTAGAAGATAAACTCCTATACGACTTAGAGTTTCACCCCTTACATACATATAAATGCACCGCAGTGCTACAACCCAACTGATTCTAACATTTAATTCTAATACCACACCGACActaataataaagataaaacaaaatacaagaTTACAATATGTAATCAACTACATGAGTACCATATGTAATCCGACTACAACactaacatataataaaatgtAAAGATAGATACTAACTTATTAGTACTCCTAATGCAACACTCATTTCACAACAAAACCCACATTATTATCATAACATCccattgttttacttttttcctgATGTGTCCGTACAATTATTGAAGATTAGAAACTAGCCGCGAGAGAGAGGGGCTCAAAAAGTCCTCAAGCACATGGAAATGATAAAAAGGAATAAAGCTTTTTGACTAATTTAACTCAACCTGCTGACAAATTCAAATACACCCACCGCACATAATCCTCCACTGACCTACACACTGGTCAACAACAATCGACAGTCTACTGAAATGTAGCCTTCAAACCATTCATATCCAGCTTAATTAGCAATGTATTGTTCGGTCTT contains:
- the LOC133853784 gene encoding trehalase-like → MMGFQALSFRKLCLISFAAFFLAPTTMNVAESLSSCSSNSTGPVIPTTPLVSFLERVQETALSTFGPSQFDPKLYVDLSLKFELSKTQEAFDKLPKSGNGSVSVKELNGFVEEYFTGAGDDMVHAEPVDFVPAPEGFLPKVKSKEVRAWALEVHALWKNLSRKVSDEVVKRPEFHTLLPLPKPVIIPGSRFREVYYWDSYWVIRGLLASNMYETAKGIVTNLIHLLENYGHVLNGARAYYTNRSQPPLLSSMVYEIYNRTGDMQLVKKSLPALLKEYQFWSSGIHKVTIHDVRSCSHTLNRYYAKWNKPRPESSTIDKESASNISSISAKQHFYREVASAAESGWDFSTRWMRNPLDFTTMATTSVLPVDLNAYILKMELDIAHLAKVAGDYSTAESFLNASRARRKAIKSVFWNAKMGQWLDYWFNDSTCEEPQTWEVCNQNQNVFASNFVPLWVESFYSDEDPSLVEKVLRGFQSSGLLGAFGIATSLKNSGQQWDFPNGWAPLQHMIVEGLARSGSKEARSLAEDIAVRWIRTNYAAYKKTGTMHEKHDVTKCGEFGGGGEYVPQTGFGWSNGVVLAFLEEFGWPQDRTIHC